A DNA window from Xyrauchen texanus isolate HMW12.3.18 chromosome 6, RBS_HiC_50CHRs, whole genome shotgun sequence contains the following coding sequences:
- the LOC127645784 gene encoding GTPase IMAP family member 9-like: MSNEGTDSHHDVRQRQRYRNPKGQNQSPTLKICPPSQTYPPGTSAQGSFGGKPSTANPAPNELRLVLLGKTGAGKSATGNTILGDGQRFDAQLSMSSVTKECKREYGQLGRRNLALIDTPGLFDTDLTQEEVQQELVHCLTLCSPGPHAFLLVIPIERYTEEQQRTVDMILEMFTEEITHHTIIIFSHADRLGSTSIEDFLSRQNRKIQELVEKFGRRFVAFNNTYPSNRGQVTQLLEKVDELLVQNENRLFTSPISQVVLEAQRIIEEKSKAAMIEKMNKIKVDVQKLADARWDMFTAAMKEERQETERKRKRVQGRIDQIKMDIKKEEQHVSPIQARLTRFGAALQRELVTLRELEEKVIEEERERMEREPIEEMDMKMWIQEEVQRRESEVKTDTFLDTKMIFMLTTFLLGIGATFAPALLAFLFPVAPVVEAGLSAQYLFSLLGLGVAEGGLGTLSWTAVGLAVKTASIKLALTRCTIQ, translated from the exons ATGTCGAACGAAG GAACAGACAGTCACCACGATGTTCGCCAAAGACAGAGGTACCGAAACCCTAAAGGGCAAAATCAGAGTCCAACTCTAAAGATTTGTCCACCTTCTCAAACTTACCCCCCTGGCACGAGTGCACAAGGATCATTTGGTGGTAAACCGTCGACAGCAAACCCGGCACCTAACGAACTGAGACTGGTTCTGCTGGGCAAAACAGGTGCAGGGaaaagtgctacaggaaacacCATCTTGGGAGATGGGCAACGTTTTGATGCTCAGTTGAGCATGAGTTCAGTGACAAAAGAGTGCAAGCGAGAATATGGACAACTGGGAAGACGAAACCTTGCACTTATAGACACTCCCGGCCTGTTTGACACAGATCTAACACAGGAGGAAGTACAACAGGAACTAGTACATTGTCTGACTTTGTGTTCACCCGGTCCTCATGCGTTCCTGCTGGTTATACCAATAGAGCGCTATACGGAGGAGCAGCAACGCACGGTGGACATGATTCTGGAGATGTTTACTGAGGAAATCACCCATCACACCATCATTATATTCTCACATGCTGATAGACTTGGATCGACCTCCATTGAGGACTTCCTATCAAGACAAAACAGAAAGATCCAAGAACTCGTGGAAAAATTTGGGAGGCGTTTCGTGGCCTTTAACAACACATACCCTTCAAACCGAGGTCAGGTCACACAACTCCTGGAGAAGGTGGATGAGTTGCTGGTGCAGAACGAGAACCGACTCTTCACCAGTCCGATTTCACAGGTTGTGTTGGAAGCCCAGAGGATAATAGAGGAGAAAAGTAAAGCCGCCATGAttgaaaaaatgaacaaaattaaaGTTGATGTACAGAAATTGGCTGATGCTCGTTGGGATATGTTTACTGCAGCTATGAAAGAAGAGAGGcaagaaacagaaagaaaaaggaaGCGTGTGCAAGGCAGGATTGATCAGATAAAGATGGACATAAAAAAGGAAGAACAGCATGTGAGCCCAATTCAAGCGAGGCTGACGCGGTTCGGAGCCGCTCTGCAGAGGGAGCTGGTGACCCTTCGAGAGCTTGAAGAAAAAGTGAtcgaagaggagagagagagaatggaaagAGAACCAATAGAAGAGATGGACATGAAGATGTGGATACAAGAGGAAGtgcagaggagagagagtgaaGTGAAGACTGACACATTTCTCGACACCAAAATGATCTTTATGCTTACCACGTTTTTGCTGGGGATTGGAGCCACATTTGCGCCCGCTCTCTTGGCGTTTCTGTTCCCTGTTGCTCCAGTAGTGGAAGCGGGACTGTCAGCTCAGTATTTATTCAGCTTGCTGGGATTGGGAGTTGCAGAGGGGGGATTAGGAACTCTCAGTTGGACTGCTGTTGGACTCGCTGTGAAAACAGCATCTATAAAGTTGGCATTGACCCGCTGCACAATTCAATAA
- the LOC127645772 gene encoding nicastrin-like: MRKMGDLKSINCVKLIIIALFYTCVSCSSVEQKIYVELNDTVPCVRLMNATHQIGCQSSISGDTGVLHVLETESDLDWILSTGSHPPYMVVMETAFFNRSVMLRMKNSSRVAGVAVIVSNTGPADGFSPHTTCPNQNTGVYSASYGPELANCNATVWNPLGNGLSYEDFAFPVFALNDENQTQVIRQCYELHNKRVNGSVPEYPLCAMQLFSHMHGVTDTVTCMRRTDLQNRFSINPEVLCDPLNDFNVWASTRPLNNSAKGHVEKESVVIAATRLDGRSFFWEKAPAAEGTVSGIVTLLAAVQALHPVTQEAPPPRNIFFTFFQGEAFDYIGSSKMVYDMQKQEFVIDMNNVHSMLEIGQVGLHSGRELWLHSDPVSRSNQSIGEVVKALVKNMRSVAASLNLSLDEPFVSQPLPPSSFQRFLRARQIPGVVLADHKSAFNNRYYESLYDTAANLNVTYPPNLSPDKQLVYETDAAKSLAEVATLVARSLYMQAGGEESALNNITADPKIVAQLLYGFLVEKNNSWFRSLLPPEVTKKRDNAMLGAGPPQFYIGLGPRIHGPVHSVTRFVQYIMANLTGTVTNLTETQCQNPSDINTESKDLFAYFWVSGSVSVNSTGDPFCVRASVRLSKAISPAFELLEYGSRDYSTWTESRWKSIRARIFLVASRELEMLTLGVGVAVLLLSLLVTYFISSKAELLFSSARDTPTTTY, encoded by the exons ATGAGGAAGATGGGAGATTTAAAATCAATAAACTGCGTTAAACTCATTATCATCGCTTTATTTTACACat GTGTGAGCTGCAGTTCAGTGGAACAGAAGATCTATGTTGAGCTGAACGATACGGTTCCGTGTGTTCGACTGATGAACGCCACACATCAGATCGGATGCCAGT CGTCTATATCAGGAGACACCGGTGTCCTCCACGTGTTGGAGACAGAATCAGACCTGGACTGGATCCTCAGCACTGGATCACATCCTCCTTACATGGTCGTCATGGAGACGGCCTTCTTCAACAG ATCGGTGATGTTGAGGATGAAGAACTCGTCCAGGGTCGCTGGAGTCGCTGTTATTGTGTCAAACACGGGTCCTGCTGATGGATTCTCGCCCCACACCACCTGCCCCAACCAgaacacag GTGTGTATTCTGCAAGTTACGGCCCTGAACTAGCCAACTGTAACGCCACCGTATGGAACCCGCTCGGAAACGGACTGTCCTACGAAGACTTTGCTTTCCCTGTGTTTGCTCTGAACGACGAGAATCAAACTCAGGTTATccgacag tgttatGAGCTTCATAACAAGCGTGTGAACGGCAGCGTTCCTGAGTACCCTCTGTGTGCGATGCAGCTCTTCTCTCACATGCACGGCGTGACCGACACAGTGACGTGTATGAGACGCACAGACCTGCAGAACAGATTCAGCATCAACCCAG AGGTTCTGTGTGACCCCTTGAATGATTTTAACGTCTGGGCGTCCACACGGCCCCTCAACAACAGTGCAAAGGGACACGTGGAGAAAGAGAGCGTCGTCATCGCCGCAACGAGG CTCGACGGCCGCTCATTTTTCTGGGAGAAGGCTCCAGCGGCCGAGGGAACCGTGTCTGGAATCGTCACTCTGTTGGCTGCGGTCCAAGCACTTCATCCTGTTACTCAGGAAGCTCCGCCCCCTCGCAATATTTTCTTCACCTTCTTTCAAGGG GAAGCGTTCGATTACATCGGCAGCTCAAAGATGGTCTACGACATGCAGAAACAGGAGTTTGTTATCGACATGAATAATGTACACTCCATGCTGGAAATTGGACAG GTTGGACTGCACAGTGGGCGTGAACTGTGGCTGCACTCTGACCCCGTATCCCGTAGCAACCAAAGCATTGGAGAAGTA gtcAAGGCTCTGGTGAAAAACATGAGGTCTGTGGCTGCTAGTTTGAACCTCTCATTGGACGAGCCATTTGTCAGTCAGCCATTACCGCCCTCGTCCTTCCAGCGTTTTCTGAGGGCGAGACAGATCCCCGGCGTTGTGCTGGCAGACCACAAATCGGCCTTCAACAACAG GTACTACGAGAGTTTGTACGACACCGCAGCAAACCTGAATGTGACGTACCCGCCAAACCTGAGTCCAGACAAACAGCTTGTATACGAGACCGACGCAGCCAAG tctctagCTGAAGTGGCCACGCTAGTCGCTCGATCGCTTTACATGCAGGCAGGAGGCGAGGAGAGCGCACTCAACAACATCACCGCTGACCCTAAGATT GTCGCTCAGTTGCTGTATGGTTTTCTCGTTGAGAAGAACAACAGTTGGTTCAGATCGTTGTTGCCTCCAGAAGTGACAAAAAAACGAGATAATGCCATGTTAG GTGCTGGTCCTCCTCAGTTCTACATCGGTCTGGGCCCACGGATCCACGGTCCAGTCCACAGCGTGACGCGGTTCGTGCAGTATATAATGGCTAACCTGACGGGAACTGTAACCAACCTCACAGAGACTCAGTGCCAGAATCCCAGCGACATCAATACTGAGAGCAAAGAT ttgTTCGCATACTTCTGGGTTTCGGGCTCCGTCTCTGTGAACAGCACCGGTGACCCGTTCTGTGTGCGGGCATCTGTACGTCTGTCTAAAGCTATCTCGCCAGCGTTTGAGCTGCTGGAATACGGATCCAGAGATTATTCCACATGGACGGAGTCTCGCTGGAAGAGCATCCGAGCGCGGATCTTTCTCGTGGCCAGCCGAGAACTCGAG ATGTTAACACTCGGGGTGGGCGTGGCTGTGCTGCTCTTGTCTCTATTGGTGACGTACTTTATCAGTTCAAAGGCGGAGCTTTTGTTTAGCTCCGCCCGCGATACGCCCACGACCACCTACTGA
- the LOC127645811 gene encoding purine nucleoside phosphorylase-like isoform X1 translates to MFPESTTGYEECKATADWLLAQVPVRPLVGIVCGSGLGGLADMLKDPLVINYKDIPDFPQSTVHGHAGKLVFGTLKGKACVCMKGRFHLYEGYPVQKTTLPIRVFKLLGVETVILTNAAGGLNQDYEVGDIMVIKDHINMPGLAGNNPLVGPNYDRFGVRFPCMSDAYDRGLQQLAHEVAGDLGYSVFMREGVYLVVGGPSFETIAECRMLRLLGADAVGMSTVHEVIVARHCGMKVLALSLITNQVVADYDSEKKANHEEVLETGELRAKQLEKLVSNIVSRIEH, encoded by the exons TTATGAGGAGTGCAAGGCCACAGCTGATTGGCTGTTAGCTCAGGTTCCAGTGCGCCCTCTGGTGGGCATCGTGTGTGGTTCAGGTCTCGGTGGTCTGGCGGATATGCTGAAAGATCCGCTGGTCATCAACTACAAAGATATACCCGACTTCCCTCAAAGCACTG TGCACGGTCATGCTGGGAAGTTGGTGTTTGGCACTCTTAAAGGGAAAGCATGTGTTTGCATGAAGGGACGGTTTCACCTCTATGAAGGGTACCCCGTTCAAAAG ACCACCTTGCCCATCAGAGTGTTTAAACTATTGGGCGTGGAGACCGTAATCCTGACGAATGCCGCGGGCGGACTGAACCAGGACTATGAAGTGGGTGACATCATGGTTATAAAGGATCATATCAACATGCCAGGTTTGGCTGGGAACAACCCATTAGTGGGGCCAAATTACGACAG ATTTGGCGTGCGGTTCCCGTGCATGTCGGACGCGTATGACCGCGGACTGCAGCAGCTCGCGCATGAGGTCGCAGGAGATCTGGGTTACTCTGTGTTCATGCGTGAGGGCGTGTACCTTGTGGTTGGGGGGCCGTCCTTCGAAACCATCGCTGAGTGCAGGATGCTCCGCCTCCTCGGAGCCGACGCCGTGG GTATGAGCACCGTTCATGAGGTGATTGTGGCCCGTCACTGTGGAATGAAGGTCCTCGCTCTGTCTCTGATCACCAATCAGGTGGTGGCGGATTATGACAGTGAGAAGAAAGCCAATCATGAGGAGGTTCTGGAGACGGGTGAACTGAGAGCCAAACAGCTGGAGAAGCTGGTGTCCAACATTGTCTCTCGCATTGAGCACTAG
- the LOC127645811 gene encoding purine nucleoside phosphorylase-like isoform X2, which translates to MLKDPLVINYKDIPDFPQSTVHGHAGKLVFGTLKGKACVCMKGRFHLYEGYPVQKTTLPIRVFKLLGVETVILTNAAGGLNQDYEVGDIMVIKDHINMPGLAGNNPLVGPNYDRFGVRFPCMSDAYDRGLQQLAHEVAGDLGYSVFMREGVYLVVGGPSFETIAECRMLRLLGADAVGMSTVHEVIVARHCGMKVLALSLITNQVVADYDSEKKANHEEVLETGELRAKQLEKLVSNIVSRIEH; encoded by the exons ATGCTGAAAGATCCGCTGGTCATCAACTACAAAGATATACCCGACTTCCCTCAAAGCACTG TGCACGGTCATGCTGGGAAGTTGGTGTTTGGCACTCTTAAAGGGAAAGCATGTGTTTGCATGAAGGGACGGTTTCACCTCTATGAAGGGTACCCCGTTCAAAAG ACCACCTTGCCCATCAGAGTGTTTAAACTATTGGGCGTGGAGACCGTAATCCTGACGAATGCCGCGGGCGGACTGAACCAGGACTATGAAGTGGGTGACATCATGGTTATAAAGGATCATATCAACATGCCAGGTTTGGCTGGGAACAACCCATTAGTGGGGCCAAATTACGACAG ATTTGGCGTGCGGTTCCCGTGCATGTCGGACGCGTATGACCGCGGACTGCAGCAGCTCGCGCATGAGGTCGCAGGAGATCTGGGTTACTCTGTGTTCATGCGTGAGGGCGTGTACCTTGTGGTTGGGGGGCCGTCCTTCGAAACCATCGCTGAGTGCAGGATGCTCCGCCTCCTCGGAGCCGACGCCGTGG GTATGAGCACCGTTCATGAGGTGATTGTGGCCCGTCACTGTGGAATGAAGGTCCTCGCTCTGTCTCTGATCACCAATCAGGTGGTGGCGGATTATGACAGTGAGAAGAAAGCCAATCATGAGGAGGTTCTGGAGACGGGTGAACTGAGAGCCAAACAGCTGGAGAAGCTGGTGTCCAACATTGTCTCTCGCATTGAGCACTAG